A window of Ipomoea triloba cultivar NCNSP0323 chromosome 2, ASM357664v1 contains these coding sequences:
- the LOC116009993 gene encoding receptor-like protein 14, with translation MRSLLVVWLLWSLLIVLEWGGHECCVKEEKMALLYIKAFFMNINNGTPAAGHTLPTWVDKGDDCCTWERVSCNPTTGRVTDLTLNHLVYPIVYGYDKEVVEYSFNVSLFSPFEELVNLELRENCFRDCFPNHGFDKLIHLKRLETLNLGSNSFFQDSNTLRSIGRLTTLRSLNLSDNFQVYFYNSLPLQDLSNLTNLRVLDLKANKFDDWLTDLDFTLFKNLKVLDLSENDFEGSIPPTIGNLSALVALSLARNQLNGTLSDQGFCKLKNIEELYLNTNNFEGVLPPCFGNLSSLRVLDLSENLFKGEISFIFPNLKSLESIILLNNNFEGKFSFSLLANHSKLKLVEIDNNGNLAVETEDSNWTIPKFQLEVLVLASCNLNQQSGKVPTFLKYQSMLRELDLSHNNMRGGFPTWVIKNNSDLHVLMLRNNSLTGQLHLPLHLNTSIVEMDVSDNQINGKLQENFGFILPQIVYLNLSKNHFIEFVPSSFCNMSQLVFLDLSNNYFTGEIAKEMVSRCLNYLAVLILSANGFHGEILSSHFNMTNLQVLKLEDNIFSGPMSISISRSQPLQVLDASNNQFLGELDSWISNLTYLRAVIIRNNSLQGQLPCGITADFLLDVSHNSLSGPLPSCPFNVQHLLIQSNRFSGSIPETLFNSSTLLSLDIKGNDFSGNLPSSIIGAEDLRVLLLGGNQLSGLFPNQLCRLRNLNLIDLSNNHLYGPIPRCINNIIFGKSTGNDVDFSNNDYSIYPINTFTTTYGKFLPNEYVVFLDPLLYSELVIIDFVTKRILNSYEGGILNQMSGLDLSFNNFTGKIPCELGELKWIHTLNLSHNHIEGFIPKTFSGLRQLESLDLSYNNLIGNVPTELMNLNFLAVFSVAHNNLSGRLPDMKGQFGTFDKSSYEGNPYLCGAPLANNCSQMSESPRFPATTSQLTSEIRWYEVDMFVLRVAFIVSYIIFFLGVIISLYVNPSWRIRWFKFLDNFYYLCYYKFCM, from the exons ATGAGGAGCCTACTAGTTGTGTGGCTTTTATGGAGTTTGTTAATAGTTTTAGAATGGGGAGGCCATGAATGTTGTGTGAAAGAGGAAAAAATGGCTTTGCTTTACATCAAAGCATTTTTTATGAACATTAACAATGGTACACCTGCTGCAGGTCATACTCTACCGACATGGGTTGACAAGGGAGATGATTGTTGTACATGGGAGAGGGTAAGTTGCAATCCCACAACAGGTCGTGTAACGGACCTCACACTAAACCATCTGGTATATCCAATTGTGTATGGTTATGATAAAGAGGTGGTCGAATATAGTTTCAATGTGTCCCTATTTAGTCCTTTTGAAGAGTTGGTAAATTTGGAGTTACGTGAAAATTGTTTTCGTGATTGTTTTCCTAACCATG GTTTTGATAAGTTAATCCATTTGAAGAGGTTGGAGACTTTGAATCTTGGATCTAATTCTTTTTTTCAAGATTCAAACACCCTGAGGTCTATTGGTCGCCTCACAACACTCAGATCGTTGAATCTTAGTGACAATTTtcaagtatatttttataacagTCTTCCTCTTCAAG ACTTATCTAATTTGACAAATTTGCGAGTGTTGGATCTTAAAGCTAACAAGTTCGATGACTGGCTCACAGATCTTG ATTTTACATTGttcaagaatttaaaggtcCTGGACTTGAGTGAGAACGATTTCGAAGGGAGCATTCCTCCCACTATCGGAAACTTGTCTGCTCTTGTTGCATTGTCATTGGCACGCAATCAGCTCAATGGAACTTTGTCTGATCAAG GATTTtgtaaactaaaaaatattgagGAGTTGTACCTTAATACTAATAACTTCGAAGGAGTCCTTCCTCCCTGCTTCGGTAACTTGAGCTCCCTTAGAGTTTTAGACCTTTCTGAAAACCTATTCAAAGGAGAGATTTCATTTATTTTCCCCAACCTCAAATCCTTGGAATCCATCATCCTTctcaataataattttgaggGCAAATTCTCTTTTAGCTTGTTAGCCAATCACTCGAAACTCAAGTTGGTTGAGATAGACAACAATGGTAACTTAGCTGTGGAAACTGAAGATTCAAATTGGACAATCCCCAAATTTCAGTTGGAAGTCTTAGTATTAGCAAGTTGTAACCTTAATCAACAGAGCGGCAAGGTTCCAACTTTTCTTAAATATCAAAGCATGCTTAGGGAACTTGACCTCTCTCATAACAATATGAGAGGAGGTTTCCCTACGTGGGTTATTAAGAACAATTCAGATCTTCATGTTCTAATGCTAAGAAACAACTCTCTCACAGGGCAGTTGCATCTACCACTGCATCTTAATACTAGTATTGTTGAGATGGATGTATCTGACAATCAAATAAACGGAAAGCTTCAAGAGAATTTTGGGTTTATACTTCCACAAATTGTTTACCTAAATCTATCCAAAAACCACTTCATAGAATTTGTTCCATCCTCTTTTTGCAATATGAGTCAATTAGTTTTTCTTGATTTGTCGAACAACTATTTCACTGGGGAAATTGCCAAGGAAATGGTTTCAAGATGCCTCAATTATTTGGCAGTATTGATACTATCAGCTAATGGATTTCATGGAGAAATACTCTCAAGCCATTTCAACATGACCAATTTGCAGGTATTGAAATTGGAGGATAACATATTTTCAGGACCTATGTCAATCTCAATCAGTAGAAGTCAACCCTTACAGGTCTTAGATGCAAGCAACAATCAATTTTTAGGTGAACTAGACAGCTGGATAAGTAACCTTACATATTTACGAGCTGTTATCATTCGAAATAACTCTCTCCAAGGTCAATTACCGTGCGGAATTACTGCTGATTTTCTTCTTGATGTCTCTCACAATTCCCTTTCAGGACCATTGCCCTCATGTCCATTTAATGTTCAACATCTACTTATCCAATCAAACAGATTTAGTGGATCAATACCTGAAACTCTATTCAATTCATCAACTTTATTGTCATTGGATATCAAAGGTAACGATTTTTCGGGCAATCTTCCTTCTTCTATAATTGGTGCAGAAGACTTGAGGGTTCTTTTATTAGGTGGCAATCAATTGAGTGGCTTATTTCCAAATCAATTGTGTAGGTTACGAAACCTAAACTTGATTGATCTTTCAAATAACCACTTATATGGTCCAATACCTCGATGCATCAACAATATTATATTTGGAAAATCAACAGGCAACGATGTTGATTTTTCCAATAATGATTACTCAATTTATCCAATCAACACATTTACCACTACGTATGGAAAGTTTTTACCCAACGAGTATGTGGTATTCTTGGATCCTTTGTTGTATTCTGAATTGGTGATAATAGACTTTGTTACGAAGAGAATCTTGAACTCTTATGAAGGTGGCATCCTCAACCAAATGTCTGGATTAGATTTGTCATTCAACAACTTTACAGGCAAAATCCCTTGTGAATTAGGTGAACTCAAATGGATTCATACATTGAATTTGTCTCATAACCACATTGAAGGTTTTATTCCCAAAACTTTTTCGGGACTAAGACAATTAGAGAGTTTAGATTTGTCTTACAACAATTTAATTGGAAATGTTCCCACAGAGTTGATGAATCTTAATTTTCTAGCAGTTTTTTCTGTGGCACACAACAACTTATCAGGCAGACTTCCCGATATGAAAGGACAATTTGGGACTTTTGACAAAAGTAGCTATGAAGGAAATCCATATCTTTGTGGTGCTCCTCTAGCTAATAATTGTAGCCAAATGAGTGAATCACCCAGATTTCCCGCAACAACCTCACAGTTAACAAGTGAAATAAGGTGGTACGAAGTGGATATGTTTGTTTTAAGGGTAGCTTTTATCGtatcttatattattttttttctaggagtaattatttcattatatgTTAACCCTTCTTGGCGTATAAGGTGGTTTAAGTTTTTGGATAATTTCTATTATTTATGCTACTATAAGTTTTGTATGTAG